A single Stutzerimonas stutzeri DNA region contains:
- the pyk gene encoding pyruvate kinase yields MISRRTKIVATLGPASSAPDVLEKMILAGLDVARLNFSHGAPDEHRARAQLVRDIAARHGRFVALLGDLQGPKIRIAKFTGKRIELAEGDSFRFSVTHPRDAGTQEVVGIDYPDLVKDCRVGDELLLDDGRVVMRVDSATADELHCTVLIGGPLSDNKGINRRGGGLTAPALTAKDKADIKLAAEMDLDYLAVSFPRDAADMELARRLRDEAGSSAWLIAKIERAEAVADDEALDGLIRASDGVMVARGDLGVEIGDAELVGIQKKIILHARRNNKVVITATQMMESMIQNPMPTRAEVSDVANAVLDYTDAVMLSAESAAGEYPVEAIKAMARVCVGAEKHPTSIKSGHRLGQRFERSDESTALAAMYTANHFPGVKAIISLTESGYTPLIMSRIRSSVPIFAYSPHRETQARVAMFRGVQTIPFDPAALPADKVSQAAVDELLKRNIVNVGDWVILTKGDTYHGTGGTNTMKILRVGDSLT; encoded by the coding sequence ATGATCTCGCGCCGTACCAAAATCGTCGCCACGCTGGGCCCGGCCAGCAGCGCACCGGACGTACTGGAAAAAATGATCCTGGCGGGCCTCGATGTCGCCCGCCTGAACTTTTCCCACGGCGCTCCGGATGAGCATCGTGCCCGCGCCCAGCTGGTACGCGATATCGCCGCGCGCCATGGCCGTTTCGTTGCCCTGCTCGGCGATCTGCAAGGACCGAAGATCCGCATCGCCAAGTTCACCGGCAAGCGCATCGAATTGGCCGAAGGAGACAGCTTCCGCTTTTCGGTGACGCATCCGCGCGATGCCGGCACGCAGGAGGTGGTGGGTATCGACTATCCGGACCTGGTCAAGGATTGCCGCGTGGGTGACGAGCTGCTGCTCGACGATGGTCGTGTGGTCATGCGCGTCGACAGCGCCACGGCCGATGAACTGCATTGCACAGTGCTGATCGGCGGCCCGCTGTCGGACAACAAGGGCATCAACCGCCGTGGCGGCGGACTCACCGCGCCTGCGTTGACCGCCAAGGACAAGGCCGACATCAAGCTGGCCGCCGAGATGGACCTGGACTACCTCGCCGTGTCCTTCCCGCGCGATGCCGCGGACATGGAACTGGCCCGGCGCCTTCGCGACGAAGCCGGCTCCAGCGCCTGGCTAATCGCCAAGATCGAGCGTGCCGAAGCGGTCGCCGATGACGAGGCGCTCGACGGTCTGATCCGCGCCAGCGACGGCGTGATGGTCGCGCGGGGCGACCTGGGCGTTGAAATCGGCGATGCCGAACTGGTGGGCATCCAGAAGAAAATCATTCTTCACGCGCGCCGCAACAACAAGGTGGTGATCACCGCGACCCAGATGATGGAGTCGATGATCCAGAACCCGATGCCCACCCGCGCCGAGGTTTCCGATGTAGCCAACGCGGTCCTGGACTACACCGACGCGGTCATGCTGTCGGCCGAAAGCGCCGCGGGTGAATATCCGGTCGAGGCCATCAAGGCGATGGCGCGTGTCTGTGTCGGCGCCGAGAAGCATCCCACCAGTATCAAATCCGGCCACCGCCTCGGCCAGCGCTTCGAGCGCAGCGACGAGAGCACGGCGCTGGCGGCGATGTACACCGCCAATCATTTCCCCGGTGTGAAGGCCATCATCAGCCTGACGGAAAGCGGCTACACACCGCTGATCATGTCGCGCATTCGCTCCTCCGTACCGATTTTCGCGTACTCGCCCCACCGCGAAACCCAGGCCCGCGTGGCCATGTTCCGCGGCGTGCAGACCATCCCGTTCGACCCCGCCGCACTGCCGGCGGACAAGGTCAGCCAGGCGGCAGTGGACGAGCTGCTCAAGCGCAACATCGTCAACGTCGGTGACTGGGTGATCCTGACAAAGGGTGATACCTACCACGGTACGGGTGGCACCAATACGATGAAGATCCTGCGTGTCGGCGACTCGTTGACCTGA
- a CDS encoding iron-sulfur-binding ferredoxin reductase — MPEIRHGTLSWTVPAGTNLLDALNRAGLQVPYSCRAGSCHACLVRCEKGEPQDARPEALNSGQRLQGWRLACQCSVTEDLSVAPYDPAQDGVSAQVAGLDWLGEVLRVRLLPERPWRYRAGEHVLLWNGHGVARPYSLASIPGEDPWLEFHIDCRAPGAFCDAARALDVGDHLRLGQQHAGALHYDPEWQARPLLLLAAGTGLAPLWGLLREALRQGHSGTIRLLHFCRGDAYLRAPLERLVDRHHNLNVEWVDSQLARSRVRSIRITSRQEIALICGGAEFVEDSAKRMFLAGLPRGQVLSDTFVVRQPGT; from the coding sequence ATGCCTGAGATCCGCCACGGGACGCTGAGCTGGACCGTGCCCGCCGGCACCAACCTGCTCGATGCGCTCAACCGCGCCGGGTTGCAGGTGCCTTACAGTTGCCGGGCGGGCAGCTGTCATGCCTGTCTGGTGCGCTGCGAGAAAGGCGAACCGCAGGATGCCCGCCCGGAGGCGCTCAACAGCGGGCAACGGTTACAGGGCTGGCGACTCGCCTGCCAATGCAGCGTCACCGAAGACCTCAGCGTCGCGCCGTACGACCCGGCGCAGGACGGCGTATCCGCGCAAGTCGCAGGACTCGATTGGCTGGGCGAGGTATTGCGGGTGCGGCTGTTACCCGAGCGGCCCTGGCGCTACCGCGCCGGCGAACACGTGCTGCTGTGGAACGGCCACGGCGTTGCCCGACCCTACTCGCTGGCAAGCATACCCGGCGAAGATCCCTGGCTCGAATTCCACATCGACTGCCGTGCGCCTGGCGCATTCTGCGATGCGGCGCGCGCGCTGGACGTCGGAGACCATCTGCGCCTTGGCCAACAGCACGCAGGCGCGCTGCACTACGACCCCGAATGGCAGGCGAGGCCGTTGCTGTTGCTGGCAGCCGGTACGGGGCTCGCGCCGCTCTGGGGCCTGCTGCGCGAAGCACTGCGCCAAGGACATTCCGGGACGATACGGTTGCTGCATTTCTGTCGAGGTGACGCCTATCTGCGCGCTCCGTTGGAGCGACTCGTGGACCGGCATCACAACCTGAACGTCGAATGGGTCGATTCGCAGCTGGCACGCAGCCGTGTTCGATCCATACGCATTACGTCGCGCCAGGAAATAGCACTGATCTGCGGTGGGGCCGAATTTGTCGAGGATAGCGCCAAGCGCATGTTTCTGGCGGGCCTGCCGCGTGGGCAAGTACTGAGCGATACCTTTGTGGTGCGCCAGCCGGGCACCTGA
- a CDS encoding GGDEF domain-containing protein, whose product MRVSRDESDQQALQQLVIRRFGMAAGTYGLALLLTWVTVAGGFYQAPVDTAIASSAMILASQLAFFWVFYRGYNLRFRDPSLTEPQVLVALAWLTFFLFNLGDNRGSLLVLYVLVLMFAVFLPPKVFIRYAVLAFVSFVGLSLCDAHLGRLGDPQAALLEAGVLLVTLIWMCLFVGYVYRLRQRMRQRRFALQAHQETLRGMMRQLEDLASTDELTGLYNRRHFIRRAEAELSRLRVGHQSGLALIDLDHFKRINDLHGHATGDRVLQTFASVARSCLRDGDILARYGGEEFVLLLPDTDAEQFSACCERLREAFANAQPLDVQLQAGHLSLSVGLTLLNAGDDLDESLLRADTALYRAKDNGRNRCEASWATADA is encoded by the coding sequence ATGCGCGTGAGTCGTGACGAGAGCGATCAGCAGGCGCTTCAGCAGTTGGTCATCAGGCGCTTCGGCATGGCGGCCGGAACCTATGGGCTCGCCTTGCTGCTGACGTGGGTCACCGTGGCGGGTGGCTTCTACCAGGCCCCCGTGGATACGGCGATAGCCAGCTCGGCGATGATTCTGGCCAGCCAGCTGGCGTTCTTCTGGGTGTTCTACCGAGGCTACAACCTGCGTTTTCGCGACCCCAGCCTGACCGAGCCGCAGGTGCTGGTGGCGTTGGCCTGGCTGACGTTCTTCCTGTTCAACCTCGGGGATAATCGCGGCTCGTTGCTGGTGCTCTACGTGCTGGTGTTGATGTTCGCGGTGTTTCTGCCACCGAAAGTATTCATCCGCTACGCGGTGCTGGCCTTCGTCAGCTTCGTCGGCCTCTCGCTGTGCGATGCGCACCTGGGGCGTCTCGGTGATCCGCAGGCCGCGTTGCTGGAGGCCGGCGTATTGCTGGTGACGCTGATCTGGATGTGCCTGTTCGTCGGTTACGTCTACCGGTTGCGCCAGCGGATGCGCCAACGCCGTTTTGCCTTGCAGGCGCACCAGGAGACGCTGCGCGGCATGATGCGACAGCTGGAGGACCTGGCATCCACGGATGAGCTGACCGGGTTGTATAACCGTCGACATTTCATTCGCCGCGCCGAGGCGGAACTGAGCCGATTGCGGGTGGGGCACCAGTCGGGGCTTGCCCTGATCGACCTCGATCATTTCAAGCGGATCAACGATCTCCACGGACATGCCACCGGCGATCGCGTGTTGCAGACCTTCGCCTCTGTGGCGCGTTCCTGCCTGCGCGACGGCGATATTCTTGCCCGATACGGTGGCGAGGAGTTCGTGCTGCTGTTGCCGGATACCGATGCCGAGCAGTTCAGTGCCTGCTGCGAACGCCTGCGCGAGGCGTTCGCCAATGCTCAACCATTGGATGTGCAACTGCAGGCGGGGCACCTCAGCCTGTCGGTAGGGCTTACGCTGCTCAACGCCGGCGACGACCTGGACGAGTCGCTGCTGCGCGCCGACACCGCGCTGTATCGGGCCAAGGACAACGGTCGCAATCGTTGCGAGGCAAGCTGGGCGACCGCCGATGCCTGA